The Tardiphaga alba genome includes a window with the following:
- the def gene encoding peptide deformylase has translation MAIREIIILPDKQLRLISKPVETVTSEVRKLADDMFETMYDAPGIGLAAIQIAVPLRLITMDLAKKDDEEGGKQPRVFINPEIISASEELSVYEEGCLSIPEYYEEVERPATVRIRYLDLDGKTVEEDASGLFATCIQHEIDHLNGVLFVDYLSKLKRDRVMKKFTKIAKRVG, from the coding sequence ATGGCCATTCGTGAAATCATCATCCTGCCGGACAAACAGTTGCGGCTGATCTCCAAACCTGTCGAGACCGTCACCTCGGAGGTGCGCAAGCTCGCCGACGACATGTTCGAGACCATGTATGACGCCCCCGGCATCGGGCTGGCGGCGATCCAGATCGCGGTTCCGCTGCGTCTGATCACCATGGATCTCGCCAAGAAGGATGACGAGGAAGGCGGCAAGCAGCCGCGCGTCTTCATCAATCCGGAGATCATTTCCGCATCGGAAGAGCTCTCGGTCTATGAGGAAGGCTGCCTGTCGATCCCGGAATATTACGAGGAAGTGGAACGCCCGGCGACCGTGCGCATCCGCTATCTCGATCTCGACGGCAAGACCGTGGAAGAGGACGCGAGCGGCTTGTTCGCGACCTGCATCCAGCATGAGATCGACCATCTCAATGGCGTGCTGTTCGTCGATTATCTCTCCAAGCTCAAGCGTGATCGCGTGATGAAGAAGTTCACGAAGATCGCCAAGCGCGTGGGCTGA
- a CDS encoding phosphorylase family protein gives MSDGILVLTALDSELDVERAPKGFRVVFTGVGKINTTIATLAAIVAEKPKLIVNYGTAGKLNSALHGLVEISDVIQRDMNAEPLAPRGTTPYSPELDRLTSGRDGFICGTGDSFVTSADPWLVANKVDVVDMELFAIAQVALRHDIPWRAFKFITDDANDAAHEHWTANVANGQDLFWDAMKGVRA, from the coding sequence ATGAGCGACGGCATTTTGGTTCTCACCGCCCTCGACAGCGAACTGGATGTCGAGCGCGCGCCGAAAGGCTTTCGCGTCGTCTTCACCGGCGTCGGCAAAATCAACACCACCATCGCGACGCTGGCTGCGATCGTCGCCGAGAAGCCAAAACTGATCGTGAATTACGGCACCGCCGGCAAGCTCAACAGCGCGCTCCATGGGCTTGTCGAGATCAGCGACGTGATCCAGCGCGACATGAATGCCGAGCCGCTGGCCCCGCGCGGCACCACGCCCTATTCGCCGGAGCTGGATCGCCTGACGTCAGGTCGCGACGGTTTCATCTGCGGCACTGGCGACAGTTTCGTTACGTCCGCCGATCCGTGGCTGGTGGCCAACAAGGTCGATGTGGTGGACATGGAGCTGTTCGCCATCGCGCAGGTAGCACTGCGCCACGACATTCCCTGGCGCGCGTTCAAATTCATCACCGATGACGCCAATGATGCCGCGCATGAACATTGGACGGCGAATGTCGCCAACGGACAGGACCTGTTCTGGGACGCGATGAAGGGTGTGAGGGCTTAA
- the fmt gene encoding methionyl-tRNA formyltransferase, with translation MSLRLIFMGTPDFAVPTLLELVAHGHEIVAVYTREAKPAGRGMKLQPTPVAREAERLGIPVLTPKTLRTEEAETQFRAFDADAAVVVAYGMILPQNILDAVPLGCFNLHGSLLPRWRGAAPLQRAIMADDAESGVMVMKMDVGLDTGDVAMAERLPITDSMTAMDLHDALAPLGADLMVRAMGALDRGGLQLVKQSEQGVEYAAKIDKAEARIDWSKPARAVLRHIHGLSPFPGAWCEADVEGEVVRLKILRCTLASGSGAPGDLLDDRLTIACGDGAIRILELQRAGKQAMKPDEFLRGTALKPPMRVG, from the coding sequence ATGTCGCTTCGTCTGATCTTCATGGGCACGCCGGATTTCGCCGTGCCGACGCTGCTCGAACTCGTGGCCCACGGCCATGAGATCGTGGCCGTCTATACGCGCGAGGCGAAGCCCGCCGGACGCGGGATGAAACTGCAGCCGACGCCGGTGGCGCGCGAGGCGGAGCGGCTCGGCATTCCCGTGCTGACGCCGAAGACGCTGCGCACCGAAGAGGCCGAGACGCAATTCCGTGCCTTCGATGCCGATGCCGCCGTGGTCGTCGCTTATGGCATGATCCTGCCGCAGAACATTCTCGATGCCGTGCCGCTGGGCTGCTTCAATCTCCATGGTTCGTTGCTGCCGCGCTGGCGTGGCGCCGCGCCGCTGCAGCGGGCCATCATGGCGGATGATGCCGAGAGCGGCGTCATGGTGATGAAGATGGATGTCGGCCTCGACACCGGCGATGTCGCCATGGCCGAGCGCCTGCCGATCACCGATAGCATGACGGCGATGGACCTGCATGATGCGCTGGCGCCGCTCGGCGCCGATCTGATGGTGCGTGCCATGGGTGCGCTCGATCGCGGCGGGCTGCAGCTTGTGAAGCAGAGCGAGCAGGGCGTCGAATACGCCGCCAAGATCGACAAGGCCGAGGCCAGGATCGACTGGTCGAAGCCTGCCCGCGCGGTGTTGCGGCACATCCATGGCCTGTCGCCTTTTCCGGGCGCGTGGTGCGAGGCGGATGTCGAGGGCGAGGTCGTTCGGCTGAAGATTCTCCGCTGCACGCTGGCGAGCGGATCGGGCGCGCCGGGCGATCTGCTCGATGATCGTCTCACCATCGCCTGCGGCGACGGCGCCATCCGCATCCTCGAACTGCAGCGCGCCGGCAAGCAGGCGATGAAGCCCGACGAATTTTTGCGCGGCACGGCGTTGAAGCCCCCAATGCGGGTGGGCTGA
- a CDS encoding Lrp/AsnC family transcriptional regulator: protein MTDVADTATESTRRLDAIDRKILTVLQEDASLSVAEIGDRVGLSSTPCWKRIQRLEADGVILRRVALVDQNKIGLGISVFVSVESSDHSDAWLKKFADAVSAMPEVMEFYRMAGDVDYMLRVVVADMQSYDVFYKKLISAVALKNVTSRFAMEKIKSVTALPVPPMPAN from the coding sequence ATGACCGATGTCGCTGACACCGCCACTGAATCCACCCGCCGCCTCGATGCGATCGACCGCAAGATCCTCACGGTCCTGCAGGAAGACGCTTCGCTGTCCGTCGCCGAAATCGGCGATCGGGTCGGCCTGTCCTCGACGCCGTGCTGGAAGCGCATCCAGCGCCTCGAGGCCGATGGGGTGATCCTGCGCCGGGTCGCGCTGGTCGATCAGAACAAGATCGGGCTGGGCATCTCGGTGTTCGTCTCGGTGGAGAGTTCTGACCATTCCGATGCCTGGCTGAAGAAATTCGCCGATGCGGTCAGCGCCATGCCGGAGGTGATGGAATTCTACCGCATGGCCGGCGACGTCGATTACATGCTCCGCGTCGTGGTCGCGGACATGCAGAGCTATGACGTGTTCTACAAGAAGCTCATCAGCGCCGTGGCGCTGAAGAATGTGACGTCGCGCTTTGCGATGGAGAAGATTAAGTCGGTGACGGCCCTGCCAGTGCCGCCAATGCCGGCCAATTAG
- a CDS encoding YeiH family protein, translating into MTVIADHAHPTRPQAARSLAVLPGLALTAAIAGVAFGLREIPYAGIVSPMILAIGMGITLQNTLGTPAIAKPGVTFTMRRVLRFAIILLGLQLTAAQLLAVGGSGLAIIAATLVATFAFTTWLGRVMGVERGLTQLIAAGTSICGASAVIATNTVTRAGDEDVAYAVACVTLFGSVAMFAYPLLAAPLLLDSHHFGLWAGASIHEIAQVVAATFQQSRDAGEFGTIAKLSRVMMLAPMVIALGVLATRRARAQGAEAGAAKPPLPWFAFGFVAMVIVNSLVSIPHEAMQVIVPLTTFLLTMALAAMGLETDIRKLRAKGLRPLLLGAASFLFIACFSLALVKLIG; encoded by the coding sequence ATGACCGTGATTGCTGACCATGCGCACCCCACGCGCCCGCAGGCTGCGCGCAGCCTCGCTGTTCTTCCTGGGCTCGCCCTCACTGCGGCCATTGCCGGCGTGGCCTTTGGCTTACGCGAAATCCCCTATGCCGGCATCGTCAGTCCGATGATCCTGGCCATCGGCATGGGCATCACGCTGCAGAACACGCTTGGCACCCCGGCGATCGCAAAGCCCGGCGTGACCTTCACCATGCGGCGCGTGCTGCGTTTCGCTATTATTCTCCTCGGGCTGCAGCTCACGGCGGCGCAATTGCTGGCCGTTGGTGGCTCGGGCCTCGCAATCATCGCTGCAACGCTGGTCGCCACCTTCGCCTTCACCACCTGGCTTGGCCGCGTGATGGGCGTCGAGCGCGGACTGACCCAGCTCATCGCCGCGGGCACCTCGATCTGCGGCGCCTCCGCTGTGATCGCTACCAACACTGTCACGCGCGCCGGCGACGAGGATGTCGCCTATGCCGTGGCCTGCGTGACACTGTTCGGCTCGGTGGCGATGTTCGCCTATCCGCTGTTGGCCGCGCCGCTGCTGCTCGATTCCCATCACTTCGGCCTGTGGGCCGGCGCCTCGATTCATGAAATCGCGCAGGTGGTGGCCGCCACCTTCCAGCAGAGCCGCGACGCCGGTGAATTCGGCACCATCGCAAAGCTGTCGCGCGTGATGATGCTGGCGCCGATGGTGATCGCGCTCGGCGTGCTCGCCACGCGCCGCGCCCGCGCGCAGGGCGCGGAAGCGGGCGCGGCGAAGCCGCCGCTGCCATGGTTCGCCTTCGGCTTCGTGGCGATGGTGATCGTCAACAGCCTCGTCAGCATTCCGCACGAGGCGATGCAGGTGATCGTGCCGCTGACGACCTTCCTGCTCACCATGGCGCTCGCAGCGATGGGGCTGGAGACCGATATCCGCAAGCTGCGCGCCAAAGGCCTGCGCCCGCTGTTGCTCGGTGCAGCGAGCTTCCTGTTCATTGCGTGCTTCAGCCTCGCGCTGGTGAAACTGATCGGTTGA
- the truA gene encoding tRNA pseudouridine(38-40) synthase TruA → MPRYKMIIEYDGTPFSGWQVQTDATLTVQGALERAAEAICGEPIRVHGAGRTDAGVHALGQVAHCDVPKILVSGRFRDGMNAHLRPHPVAVLSADVVADDFEARFSAVKRHYIYRIANRRANLAIGLNHVWRVPKPLDVALMREGAKRLLGRHDFTTFRDTECQAKSPIRTLDQLDVDQDGEAVTIRTSARSFLHSQVRSMVGSLVWVGHGRWTPDDMSAALEAKNRAACGIVAPPDGLYLAKVDY, encoded by the coding sequence ATGCCGCGCTACAAAATGATCATCGAATATGACGGCACGCCGTTCTCGGGCTGGCAGGTGCAGACTGATGCGACGCTGACCGTGCAGGGCGCGCTGGAGCGCGCCGCCGAGGCGATCTGCGGCGAGCCGATCCGTGTCCATGGCGCCGGCCGCACCGATGCCGGCGTGCATGCACTGGGACAAGTCGCGCATTGCGATGTGCCGAAGATCCTGGTGTCCGGCCGCTTCCGCGACGGCATGAATGCGCATCTGCGCCCGCATCCGGTGGCGGTGCTGTCCGCTGACGTGGTGGCGGATGATTTCGAAGCGCGCTTCTCGGCGGTGAAGCGGCACTACATTTATCGGATCGCGAATCGCCGCGCCAATCTCGCCATCGGCCTGAACCATGTGTGGCGCGTGCCGAAGCCGCTCGATGTCGCGCTCATGCGCGAAGGCGCCAAGCGGCTGCTCGGCCGGCATGATTTCACGACGTTCCGCGATACCGAATGCCAGGCGAAATCGCCGATCCGCACGCTGGATCAACTCGATGTGGATCAGGACGGCGAGGCGGTGACGATCCGCACCTCGGCGCGGTCGTTCCTGCACAGCCAGGTGCGTTCGATGGTGGGCTCGCTGGTGTGGGTCGGCCACGGCCGCTGGACGCCGGACGACATGAGTGCCGCGCTGGAAGCGAAGAACCGCGCCGCGTGTGGGATCGTGGCACCGCCGGACGGGCTGTATCTGGCGAAGGTGGATTACTGA
- a CDS encoding LysR family transcriptional regulator translates to MTLEQLRIFVAVAEHEHMTRAAESLHLTQSATSAAIAALETRYATKLFHRVGRRIELTEIGRAFLVEARAVLARAAAATTVLTDLAGMSRGSLAIAASQTVGNYFLPPLLAHYRQRFPGIALDLRIGNTEQVASWVRDGEVDLGVVEGDVDDGALAVETVGDDELVLVVGRAHRWAEAARVTGADFADSAWVLREAGSGTRAIAQAILTANMPADRLRIAMELPSNEAVCAAVAAGAGATIMSRLVAAARIASGDLVAVDAALPTRRFVQLRHKERYLTQAAREMSEMMTAREGS, encoded by the coding sequence ATGACGCTCGAACAGCTTCGGATCTTTGTCGCCGTTGCCGAACACGAGCACATGACGCGCGCGGCCGAGAGTCTGCATCTCACGCAATCCGCCACCAGCGCCGCCATCGCGGCGCTGGAAACGCGCTATGCGACAAAGCTGTTCCACCGCGTCGGTCGTCGCATCGAGCTCACCGAGATCGGCCGCGCCTTTCTTGTCGAGGCGCGTGCGGTGCTGGCCCGCGCCGCGGCGGCGACCACGGTGCTGACCGATCTCGCCGGCATGTCGCGCGGCTCGCTGGCGATCGCCGCGAGCCAGACCGTGGGCAATTATTTTCTGCCGCCGCTGCTGGCGCACTATCGCCAGCGCTTCCCCGGCATCGCGCTGGATCTGCGCATCGGCAATACCGAGCAGGTGGCGAGCTGGGTCCGCGACGGCGAGGTCGATCTCGGTGTGGTCGAGGGCGATGTCGATGACGGCGCGCTCGCCGTTGAGACCGTTGGCGATGACGAGCTGGTGCTGGTGGTCGGTCGCGCGCATCGCTGGGCGGAGGCGGCGCGCGTGACGGGCGCGGATTTCGCCGACAGTGCCTGGGTGCTGCGCGAGGCGGGCTCGGGCACGCGGGCGATCGCGCAGGCGATCCTGACCGCGAACATGCCGGCGGACCGGCTGCGCATCGCGATGGAGCTGCCATCGAATGAAGCCGTGTGCGCGGCGGTGGCGGCCGGCGCCGGGGCGACCATCATGTCGCGGCTGGTGGCGGCGGCGCGCATCGCCAGTGGGGACTTGGTGGCGGTCGATGCCGCGTTGCCGACACGGCGCTTCGTGCAATTGCGGCACAAGGAGCGCTATCTGACGCAAGCGGCGCGGGAGATGTCGGAAATGATGACGGCGCGTGAGGGGTCATAG